The sequence tactgtagaaatttaattatttcttacgtatttaattaaattaattaatttatttaatacatttagtttagattttttatttgttgatttattttagatatttaattattaatatattcattttatgtatttaatttaattatttttttatttaatattttatttttatttaacatttttttgcaGTGGCATGGATGAAAGTTTTcttctattttctatttattttttccccttttttcacACAATCCAGTCCTGTCCAATAGGAATTCATCTCTCCCTCTGTTACGAGGCAGTcggatcgcttcttttcacctgacaggggcggagtctcacagagagcagaaTCGGGTGCTAAAAGCTACTCACTGCCGTCTGTGATCCGCCGCCTCCCCCGTCCAGGCACCTCGACCGATCGGCCCTCCCCCTACGGACACACGgcgtctgtgtaggcgcccggtcggctgatagcacagcagtCACTGCCACATAAGTGCTTTTACTCTCGGTCTGTATTATTGTGGACACTCGGAACCCAAACGAAGAGAACAAAGTAAATAAAGCGAGTAAATGTGGTGAGCGCGTTAGGAGTGAATAGTGGTTCTACATGTTCCCTGAACGAACGGCGTCGGTAATAAAAGGGCGctcacggcggcggcggcggcggatCCGGAGAGTTCCGGGGAGTCACAGGAAGCTACGTCACGTTTCTGCGTTTGTTTAGAAGGGCTTTGTCCAAgcaaacatacaaaaataaaataataataataataataataaagtgtaagAGTAGGAGAGACAGCGCACCCTCCGGCGCTTAGTGGTTATTCTGACAGAGTGGcgtaaatatataaaactataatcaaataaaaatattcattATACAATTTCATTATGTACAGGACGCAGAGGCGCTGCTGCCGGGGTGATTACCGAgcgaatcacacacacaccccgtcGTTCAGATaatcagaaaacacacacacacacacacacacacacgcgtagGTTCGTTATAGATCCGTTAGTCGAGTCTCCGCTGGAATAAGCGGCGTTTTCCGGCGCTCTTCACCAGTCCGATTCGGCGTTGCGTTTATGTTCTCAGGTCTCACGTTTTTGGGAAGCGAGAGCGTCGCGCCCTCTTCCCGTCTCGGTCCGTTCAGTTCGGCGCTGCGTCAGAAACCCTCGTTATTTTCCGTCCTCATTATTTTGGAGCTAGCCCTTGCAGGTGTACACCTCCTCCTTCTGCGTGCACTGCTTACACTCCACGTAGCAGCACCAGCGGACCTGGCACTGGCACGGCCGGGTGAGCACCCGGCTCTGGGTGTTGTGGCCGCGCCCGCAGCAGATGGCCTCGCAGTTCTTGCCCTTGTGGCACTtgcgagccaccgtgccggccgAGTAGTTGCTGACCTGGCAGAAGTTGGGCGAGTCCTCGATGTGCAGCAGGTCCGAGGTGCGGGAGAAGGGCTCGGCGTGGGCGCGGGCGCGTGGCGGGGCGGGGCCCGGCTCGCCCTTGGCCTGATTGGTGTTGCTGCCCACCTTGATCGCGCCCTCGTAGCGGTGCTTCAGCACCATGCCGATCTTGTGGAAGGGCGCCAGCTGTCGCCAGCACGTCTGCACCGTGCAGGAGCCCGACACGCCGTGGCACTTACAGGTGGTGTCCACGCCCGCCTTGATCACCTGCACACAGAGAAATCATATATATCAGCCACGCCCACTGCTAcgttatacaagctgtacaaaTCAATAtagagtttggggaaggccctatCCTGTTCCAAAGACATTATTTGATAAGTTGATGATAATACAGAACCTGGTTAATCACTCGAACCtctaaaaaacataaataaataataaaaaatttacgTTTGTGTCCGAGTGTGAAAAACACCGGTGATGCTGAGaagtttattaattcatttatttattttagatttttgtgtttaattatttacttttgaaatttattgatttattttagatatttatttaataatttatttattttagatttttgtatttaattatttactttaaaaatgtatttatttatttaaaaaatgtatttagtaatttattcattttatgtatttaatttaattaattaatttatttatttattttagatttttgcaattatttatttactttagaaatgtatttatttaatttagatatgtatttattcattcatttattttaggtatttaattcaattatttaattaattcattcacttattttagatattaattattttttaataattatttatttatttattttagatttttgtatttatttatttacttaaaaaattattaatttattttagatacagtatttatttatttatgtatttattgtatgtgtttaatttaattcattaatttattaaatatattattttagatttgtttattgatttttttatttcagttatttatttattcatgtatttcttttatttaattaattaatttatttaatatatttattttagattttgtattggtttatttattttagttatttatttattcatttatttactttatgtatttaatttaataaattaataaatttaatatatttattttatttatatataagtttatttattttagttattttttattttatgtatttatgtatttaatagaaacgcagccaatcgtgtgtctgtgcaggcgcccggtcggttgatagcagagctgagattgaaacactctctctctctctctctctctctctccctctctctctctcggttCTGTATAACCGGAGGAACCAAAACCACAAGGTGTGTTTCAACATTTCACTCAGAACATgaacttacacacaaacactgaggagagagagtgtgtgtatgagtgtatgtgtgtgtgtgtatatatgtgtgtgagtgtgtgtgagtgtgtgtgtgtgtgagtgtgtgtgtgtgtgtgagtgtgtgtgtgtgtgtgtgtgtgtgtgtaaaagctgCACGTCCAGCACAATGGAAAGTGAAATGTGAAGCGTCAGCGTGAGGACCGGGGGTCGGggttttttgggtggtgggggGCGGATTTCAGCGCACATTCCACACTTGGAGCTCCATATGGGATTTGACCCCAAAAGAGATCTGAACCCCTGTCCCCctcccctccacacacacaccactgcgCTCCTGTAAGTGTGTTATCTGTGAGGAACCCCGGAGCGCGGTAGAGGAGGAACACTAACGTTCCTCACTGTTCCACCTCCAGTGAAGGCAGCGTCGCTGGTTCTGCTCTCCGGTGGTCCGTCACACACCAGCGCGCGTTACTAAATCAGCTAATTACTCGCCGCTACGCTCACGCTAGCTCCATCACAACCGAGCCGCTGAGAAGGAATTCATGATGCTTTTTCAAacgaagcgtgtgtgtgtgtgtgtgtgtgtgtgtgtgtgatggtttcACGCTCACCAGAGCAAGACGTTTCAGAACTCCAGTCGGTTTGAAACTATCAGAGTAACTGAGGCAGCTCGGATAACGGGAGCGTGACATGAGGAGCTCAGAGAGCTACTGATTCCTGCACTACTatctaccaataataataataatactattattattattattattattattattattattattgttatcatttccattataataataataataataataataataataattattattattattattattattattatcatttccattataataataataattattattaattattattattattattattattattattatcattaattattattattattattattattattaattattattattattattattattattattattatcatttccattataataataataataatattaataataataataattattattattagtattattattattattatcatttccattataataataattattattactaattattattattattattattaattattattattattattattattaattattatttttaatattattattattattattaattattattattattattattattattattattattattattattattaattattattattattattattattattattattattattattattattattattattacgctACCCTCAGgttccccagcagtggaagattaatcggctatgactaaatttggaaaaaaagcatgaataaaatatgataataacAGCCACCACGGCGGCCGCTGCAGTATCTGGAGACCACGCCCACCTTCATGCCcacgtgtgtgttgtgcatgtCGACGCGGGCCCTCAGGTCCTTGTTGGCTCGTTTGCCCAGGAAGTCCTTGACGAACTTGTTGCTGTATTTGAGGTTGTCCCCACAGCCCCCCCACTGCCACGCCTTCCTGTTCTCCAGGTTCGGGGCCTCGTCACACGTGCAGCGCTCCATCCGCCCCGCGCTGCAGGCTTTAGCGATGGCGTGGGTGAGTCCTGCCGAGGAGAGGGCGTACAGGACCGCCGTCTCCTTaaatcctgcacacacacacacacacacacacgttatacacacgttacacacatgtacacacacacacgttacacacacgtacacacacacacgttacacacatgtacacacacggAGTCCTGCCGAGGAGAGGGCGTACAGGAACGCTGTTTCCTTAAAtcctgcacgcacacacacacacacacatgttatacacacgttatacacatgtacacacacacacgttacacacacgtacacacacacacgttacacacatgtacacacacacgttacacacacacattatacacatgtacacacacacacgttacacacacgcacacacatgttacacacatgtacacacacacgttacacacactcacacatgttacacacgttacacacacggCGTGGGTGAGTCCTGCCGAGGAGAGGGCGTGCAGGAACTTTAAATcctgcacacacgcacacacacacattacacacatgtacacacacacacatgttaaacacacacacgttacacatatgtacacacacacgttacacacatgtacacatacacacacgttacacacatgtacacacacatgttacacatacacacacacacgttacacacatgtacacacacatgttacacatacacacacacgttacacacatgtacacacacatgttacacatacacacacattacacacatgtacacacacatgttacacatatacacacacgttacacatacacacacacacacacgttacacacatgtacacacacatgttacacatacacacattacacacatgtacacacacgttacacatacacacacatgttacacacatgtacacacacatgttacacatacacacacgttacacacatgtacacacacatgttacacatacacacacacgttacacacatgtacacacacgttacacatacacacacattacacacatgtacacacacatgttacacatacacacacacgttacacacatgtacacacacacgttacacacatgtacacacacatgttacacaaacacacacacgttacacacatgtacacacatgttacacatacacacacattacacacatgtacacacacatgttacacatacacacacacgttacacacatgtacacacacatgttacacatacacacacacgttacacacatgtacacacacgttacacatacacacacattacacacatgtacacacacatgttacacatacacacacacgttacacacatgtacacacacatgttacacacacacacacgttacacacatgtacacacacatgttacacaaacacacacacgttacacacatgtacacacatgttacacatacacacacgttacacacatgtacacacacatgttacacatacacacacacgttacacacatgtacacacatgttacacatacacacacattacacacatgtacacacacatgttacacatacacacacacgttacacacatgtacacacacatgatacacatacacacacgttacacacatgtacacacacatgttacacaaacacacacacgttacacacatgtacacacatgttacacatacacacacattacacacatgtacacacacatgttacacatacacacacacgttacacacatgtacacacacatgttacacatacacacacattacacacatgtacacacacatgttacacatacacacacacgttacacacatgtacacacacatgatacacatacacacacgttacacacatgtacacacacatgttacacaaacacacacacgttacacacatgtacacacatgttacacatacacacacattacacacatgtacacacacatgttacacatacacacacacgttacacacatgtacacacacatgttacacatacacacacattacacacatgtacacacacacgttacacatatacacacacgttacacatacacacacgttacacgTTGGGAACAGTGTGAGTTTGGAGTTGGGAACAGTGTGAGTTGAGCTGGGAACAGTGTGAGTTCTGAACAGTGTGATTGAGGAACACTGGGAGCTGGGAACACTGGGAGCTGGGAACAGTGTGAGTTGAGTTGGGAACACTGGGAGCTGGGAACACTGGGAGCTGGGAACAGTGTGAGTTTGAAACAGTGTGATTGAGGAACACCGGGAGCTGGGAACAGTGTGAGTTAAGTTGGAAACACTGGGAGCTGGGAACACTGGGAGCTGGGAACAGTGTGAGTTTGAAACAGTGTGATTGAGGAACACCGGGAGCTGGGAACAGTGTGAGTTAAGTTGGGAACACTGGGAGTTTGGAACAGTGTGAGTTCTGAACACTGGGAGATTGGAACACTGGGAGTTAAACACTGGGAGCTAGGAACACTGGGAGCTGGGAACAGTGTGAGTTGAGCTGGGAACAGTGTGAGTTAAGTTGGGAACACTGGGAGTTTGGAACACTGGGAGTTGAACACTGGGAGATTGAAACACTGGGAGCTGGGAACACCGGGAGCTGGGAACAGTGTGAGTTGAGCTGGGAACAGTGTGAGTTAAGTTGGGAACACTGGGAGTTTGGAACACTGGGAGTTGAACACTGGGAGATTGGAACACTGGGAGCTGGGAACACCGGGAGCTGGGAACAGTGTGAGTTGAGCTGGGAACACCGGGAGTTGGGAACAGTGTGAGTTTGGAACCCTGTAGTTGAGTGCAGTAGAGACCCACCTCTCTTCAGAATGGAGGCTCTGTGGTACCTCTCTAAGCTGCAGTTCCACCTCTCGAAGCGgaactggtactgacactccagTGCACTCAGACTGATGGCCTCCACCAGCGTCTCGGCCACGCCCGGGTCGCGTCTGCACATCCGCCGCTGCTTCTTCTCCAGTTTGAGGCGGTCGCACAGTTTGAACTGAGCTTTAGGGGGTCCGTCCTCGGCCGGGACATTCAGGGGCAGGATGGACAGGGGTTGGTTTCCCGTCAGCCTGAGAGAGGAACACAGGAAAAAAACCCACTCAGTCACTggggatgtgtcccaaatcacacacctcattcactacactgtccactgaggacgtgtcccaaatcatCACACACATCATTCACTACACTGTACACTGAGGACGAATAATAAAAAGGggattgaataaaaaaataattttaaatatgaataaaaagcaTAAAAGGATAAATTAATAAgaagaacaataaataatattaatagtaataataataataataataaaaataataataacaatcatagtaataataataataaaaaaattaattataataataataaataattataataaaaacaaaatattaataatataatataataataataatataataaataataatattaatgatattctaataataataaataaattattaataataataattaataatgataataataaatgtagtagtaataacaatcataataaatgtaataataataataataataataataataaatgtaatataataataataaatttaatataataataataaatgtaataataacaataagattaataagaataag is a genomic window of Trichomycterus rosablanca isolate fTriRos1 chromosome 4, fTriRos1.hap1, whole genome shotgun sequence containing:
- the wnt9a gene encoding protein Wnt-9a, whose translation is MLDGRLAVLAWRTFSLVVALCSLPPPSSAYFGLTGNQPLSILPLNVPAEDGPPKAQFKLCDRLKLEKKQRRMCRRDPGVAETLVEAISLSALECQYQFRFERWNCSLERYHRASILKRGFKETAVLYALSSAGLTHAIAKACSAGRMERCTCDEAPNLENRKAWQWGGCGDNLKYSNKFVKDFLGKRANKDLRARVDMHNTHVGMKVIKAGVDTTCKCHGVSGSCTVQTCWRQLAPFHKIGMVLKHRYEGAIKVGSNTNQAKGEPGPAPPRARAHAEPFSRTSDLLHIEDSPNFCQVSNYSAGTVARKCHKGKNCEAICCGRGHNTQSRVLTRPCQCQVRWCCYVECKQCTQKEEVYTCKG